The sequence GGGCTCGAGGGGTTGCGTGGGGGTGGTGTCGGTGCTGTCGGTCATCTCGCTACTCCTTCTTCCGGGGGTCCGCCGGCCTTCTGGCGGCGGATGGTGTCGTGCGGGCCTTCTCAGGTGTCGGGCGCCTCAGCGCGCCCGCGGTATTAGTGACCGGGCGCCATACCGGTGGTGGCGTGACACGTCGAGGCGGTGCAGTTGGTGCGCGGACACACGAGCGTGCCCGACTGCGCGACGTTGCTGGTCGAGACCACACCGGTCGTGATCGCTGTGGCAGCCGGAGCGGTCGTCGTCGTGCCCACGGCGAGATCGGCGACCTGCACGCCACCGAAGATGGCAAGTGCCGTCAGTGCGGTGGCGACAATCACGGCTGCCGCGTTCTTGAGCGATCTGTCTGCGCTTGAGCGGGACATGACTCCTCCTGGGGTCGGGGCGGGCGGTTGGATCAAGGCTCTATCGGCCGGCCTCGGTCGTGGGGCGATTCGCCGGCGCCGGCTGCCCGGCACCAAGGACGCGCGCCACCCAGCTGGCGTGTAGCACGAAGTGCGTGCCGAGCAGGAAGACCGTCGTGTCGGCGGTCACGGCGTGCAGCGCGACCCAGATCGCTCCCGGCGTCACGGCGAGTCCGAATGCCGCAAGCGCGACCTGGGAGACCATCAGGCCGGAGAGCATGACGGCGACGGTCGAGACGAAGAGCAGGATGTCGACCACGAGGTTGACTCGGGAGGCATGCATCAGTCGGTCGATGAATGTACTGGCAACGCGCACCGTCCACTCCCAGTTGATGATCAGGTGAAACAGGAGTGGCACGATGATCGCGATGCTCAGCCACTCGTGAACGGCAAGGCCGGTCCAGGCCGGGTTGTACGCTGCGAGAAGCGCTGCGAACATCGCGACGTCGAGCGCGAGGCGGGTCTTGGCGGTCATGGCTGTTCCTCTCGGTTCGGTCCGGCCGACAGGATCGGCGCGGCTCTCGGGTCTGTTGTCAGGCGTGTGGTGCGATCGGCTCTCTCTCAGCCTCGCGCTCGCGCATTGCGACACAACTCCGAGGGGGTTACGGTTCCGTAATGTGGCGCGCGGCAGGTGCGTCGTTTGCGATGGCAGCCCGGGAGGCCCCGTGACCGAGACCGCACGAACCCCACTCGATGCGATGGCGTTGCTCCTCGCCGAGCAGGGCTTCACGGTGGGTGCGTCATCGATCGGACGACTGAGCATGCTCGCTACGCGCAAGGTGCGCGGGCTGGGCCCGTTCTTCCCCGTGAGTGAGTACTTCTGGGTACACGACCTGAGCGCGCCGCTGCCGGGCGATGCGGGCTTCGAGCGACTGCACGAGGACGCTCGCGAGTTCGTCGAGTCGCGCTTTAGCCTGCCGCGTCCCCTGCGCTACCACATCCCGAGCACCGTCAGCATCGGTCTGTCGACCACCGGCTTCGCCCCGGCCGACATCGAGTTCGCGACGACGTCGAAGCTGCGCTCCCAGTTCTACGGCGGCGAGAAGAACTCGGCGTACCTCATCGATCTGAGGAGCGGCGAGATGCACTCGGCCGGTACCGAAGCGACGCCGGTGCGCTACGGCGGAACGATCGTGTCCGGCGTCAATCCGACGAATCGGGCGCTGTGGCTCGTCGAGGACCTCGCGCGTGACCTGATGGCCAAACGGCCACTCGGTAGCGGCCGCTTGGCGACGTAGGTCGCAAAGTGGGTATAAACCCCTTCGCGACGCCCCGTTGAGGTGTGGAAGGGTGTCGCATATGCCGATAGTGGTGTTGGACGCCGGGGACTGTCGGCGAGATGCCTGGGGGTTCGCAGGATGAGGCGACCGTGAGCTTCTCCATAGCGACATCGCAACAGCGTTTCATCGCTGAAGCCCCCCCGCACCTGACGCCGTCGGCAAAGGGTCGGAACCGGTCATGAACCCGCGTCTGGATACCAAGTCACCGCCCGCCGATCTGGGTGGCGAGATCCTGCTCCGACGTATGCTCGACACGGCGCCATGCCTTATCGGCATCTTCGACTTCTCGAAGCAGGCCTACACCTACGTGAACCACGAGGTGTCCGAGTTTCTGGGGCTGGCCCCCGACGAGCTGCGCGATCTTGGCCCGGATGCGTTTGCTCGGTTCGTACACCCGGACGACCTTGGCGGGCTCGTCGCACACTACGCCGCCCTTCAGGCGCTCCCAGCCGGCGACGATCGTACGCTTGAGCTCGTGTTTCGAGCGCGTGCGGCCGACGGTGAGTGGCGCTGGCTCCACAGCAGAGACGTCCCGTTCGCTCGCGATGAGTCCGGCGTCGTCACGATGATCCTGGACACCACGCAGGACATGACTGAATTCAGGGCGGCTCAGGCCGCGGCGATGCAGGCGCGGGACGCTGTTCGGGAGCTCTCAGATCGCCAGGAGGCGATTCTCGAGACGATGCCCGAAATCATCTGCGAGCTCGGCCCCGGGCAGGTGTGCACGTGGCTCAACAGCGCCGGCCTTGAATTCTTCGGCGAGGATCTCGTGGGCAGTCGATTCCCCGAGTACGCAGCCAGTCACGCGTCGGACTGCTCTGAGGTCGATGCCGTCTTCGTCGGTACGTCGAAGGATGCTTCCGCCGAGTGTTGGCACATCAATACGACCGGGGAGACCCGTCTACTCTCATGGCACTTCAGAGCGCTTGATGCGGAGGCGAACGGCCTGCACGTACTTGCCGTCGCCAGCGACGTGACCGAGAGTTCTCGCCATGCAGCACTGGCAGAGGCGAGACTGCGGCTCAACGAGTACGCATCCACTCACGAGATGAAAGACCTTCTGCAGGAGATTCTTGAAGAGGCGTGCCGATTCTCATCAAGCGAAATCGCATTCCTCCACTTCGTCGATCACGACCAGCAGAGCCTCTCGCTGCAGACCTGGTCTCGCGGGACGCTGAAGGGCGCGTGTGCTGCTCCGACGGCTTCGTCGCATTACCCGGTGACCGAAGCCGGCGTATGGGCCCAAGCCCTGCACGAGGGTGCGCCCGTGATCCACAACGACTACGCGAGTGTGCCTGCCAAGCACGGCCTTCCCGAGGGCCACGCCCCTGTGATCCGTGAGCTTGTCGTCCCCGTGTTCAGGGATGGGCTGGTGGTCGCGCTCCTCGGAGTTGGGAACAAGCCGACCGACTATATGCCCTACGACGTCGAGATGATCGACTTCTTCGCTGACACGGCGTGGAACCTCGCTGAGCGCAAGATCGCCGAGACCGACCGGCTGGAGCGCGAGAACCGTCTGCAGACGCTCCTGGACCACGCGCCGTATGGTGCGCACATCTACGAACTTGAGTCCGACGACCGACTCGTGTTCATGGGCTTCAACGACCGCGCGGAGCAGATGCTCGGAATCGACCACTCCGCGCTCGTCGGATCAACTCTCGAACAAGCGTTTCCGGGCAACGTTGGCACCGAGACGCCCGAGGCATACCGTCGGGTCGCTCGCGAAGGCGGAACATGGGAAGCCGAGCAGCTCGCCTACGACGGCGATAAGATCGCCGGCTCGTTTGAGGTGTACGCGTTCTCCGTCGGCCGCAATCGAGTCGCGGTGTTCTTCCGTGACATCACCGAGAAGCGCCGACTCGAGATGGCGCTGCGCGTGAGCGAAGAGCGCACTCGTGCCCTGATCGAGCAAGCGAGTGACGGGATCTTCGTTGCCGACGAGAGTGGGCGATACCTGGAAGTCAACGACCGCGGATGCGAACTGCTCGGGCTCTCGCGCGCGGAACTCATGCACTCGAATGTCTCCGATGCGGTGATTAGCGGAGAGCTGAGCACGTCACTGCCAGACTTCGAGCACCTCGAGATAGGCGCAACGCTGGTTGAGGAAGTCGCGATCACTCGCGGAGACGATAGGTCGACGCTGTTCGTCGAAGTGAGCGCCAAGCGGCTCCCGGACGGCAGGCTCCTTGGAATCATGCGCGACATCACCGAGCGGACCTCTGCCGAGCGTCGGCTGCGCCGAGCCACGCGTGCCCTGCGCGCTCTGAGTGCGTGTAACGAGACGCTCGTGCGTGCCGACGACGAGCAGCGGTTGCTTGAGGACGTGTGTGCTATCGCCGTGGAGCAAGGCGGCTTCCGCATGACCTGGGTGGGATACGCCGGCTACGACGAGAACCGCTCGGTCATTCCCATGGCCTCGGCAGGTCACGTCGATGGCTATCTCGACGAGGCGCAGTTCAGCTGGGCGGCCGACATCACCCATAACGGACCTCCCGGCAACGCGATACGCACCGGCAAGCCCTTCGTCGTGCGCTACATGGACTCCGACCCGATGTTCGCTCCGTGGCGCGATCTCGCCGCAACACGCGGCTACGCCTCAGTGGCGGCCCTCCCGCTCATCTACTCGAGCGGCGAGTGCTTCGGAGCGATTATGTTCGTGGCCGGGGACGCATCCTCATTCGATGACGACGAAATGGAACTGCTCGCCGAGCTGGCCAACGACCTGTCCTTTGGCGTCGACACGCTTCGTGGACGAACGGTGCGCGCCCAGATGGAGGCCAACCTCCTGCGCTCCAACGAGCAACTCGAGGGCATTCTCTTCAGCCTGACCGAGGCGATGGGGCGCATCGTCGAGGCGCGCGACCCGTACACGCAGGGCCACGAGGAGCGCGTCGCGATCATCGCCAAGGCAATCGCCGCCGAGATGGGCCTGCCCGACGAGGACCTCGAGGCCGTGGCCGTCTCGGCGATGGTCCACGACGTCGGCAAGCTCGCCGTACCCGCCGAGATACTCACCAAGCCCGGCCGCCTGACCGACATCGAGTTCGCACTCATCAAGGAGCACCCGCAGACCGGCTACCAGATCCTCAAGGACATCTCGTTCCCGTGGCCGGTGGCAGACATCGTGTTGCAGCACCACGAGCGTATCGACGGCTCGGGCTACCCGAACGGACTTGCGGGCGATGACATCCTCACCGCTGCGCGCATCATCGCAGTGGCCGACGTCATCGAGGCCATGGCCTCGCACCGCCCCTATCGGCCGGCACTGGGTATCGCCGAGGCGGTCGCGGAGATATCATCGGCGGTCAACAAGTACGACCCCGC comes from Coriobacteriia bacterium and encodes:
- a CDS encoding DUF4405 domain-containing protein, with translation MTAKTRLALDVAMFAALLAAYNPAWTGLAVHEWLSIAIIVPLLFHLIINWEWTVRVASTFIDRLMHASRVNLVVDILLFVSTVAVMLSGLMVSQVALAAFGLAVTPGAIWVALHAVTADTTVFLLGTHFVLHASWVARVLGAGQPAPANRPTTEAGR
- a CDS encoding GAF domain-containing protein, coding for MNPRLDTKSPPADLGGEILLRRMLDTAPCLIGIFDFSKQAYTYVNHEVSEFLGLAPDELRDLGPDAFARFVHPDDLGGLVAHYAALQALPAGDDRTLELVFRARAADGEWRWLHSRDVPFARDESGVVTMILDTTQDMTEFRAAQAAAMQARDAVRELSDRQEAILETMPEIICELGPGQVCTWLNSAGLEFFGEDLVGSRFPEYAASHASDCSEVDAVFVGTSKDASAECWHINTTGETRLLSWHFRALDAEANGLHVLAVASDVTESSRHAALAEARLRLNEYASTHEMKDLLQEILEEACRFSSSEIAFLHFVDHDQQSLSLQTWSRGTLKGACAAPTASSHYPVTEAGVWAQALHEGAPVIHNDYASVPAKHGLPEGHAPVIRELVVPVFRDGLVVALLGVGNKPTDYMPYDVEMIDFFADTAWNLAERKIAETDRLERENRLQTLLDHAPYGAHIYELESDDRLVFMGFNDRAEQMLGIDHSALVGSTLEQAFPGNVGTETPEAYRRVAREGGTWEAEQLAYDGDKIAGSFEVYAFSVGRNRVAVFFRDITEKRRLEMALRVSEERTRALIEQASDGIFVADESGRYLEVNDRGCELLGLSRAELMHSNVSDAVISGELSTSLPDFEHLEIGATLVEEVAITRGDDRSTLFVEVSAKRLPDGRLLGIMRDITERTSAERRLRRATRALRALSACNETLVRADDEQRLLEDVCAIAVEQGGFRMTWVGYAGYDENRSVIPMASAGHVDGYLDEAQFSWAADITHNGPPGNAIRTGKPFVVRYMDSDPMFAPWRDLAATRGYASVAALPLIYSSGECFGAIMFVAGDASSFDDDEMELLAELANDLSFGVDTLRGRTVRAQMEANLLRSNEQLEGILFSLTEAMGRIVEARDPYTQGHEERVAIIAKAIAAEMGLPDEDLEAVAVSAMVHDVGKLAVPAEILTKPGRLTDIEFALIKEHPQTGYQILKDISFPWPVADIVLQHHERIDGSGYPNGLAGDDILTAARIIAVADVIEAMASHRPYRPALGIAEAVAEISSAVNKYDPAVVHACLELFASGELAAMVESET